A region of the Clostridium estertheticum subsp. estertheticum genome:
TTGAAAATGTGGTTGCACCAATGCAGACGGAAATACAGTCCAGAATAAGCAAGAAACAGCAAGATTTAATAAGTGATGAAGTTGAAAGGGTTAACAGAAAACTAGGATATGAATGGGAGGCTATTAACAACTCAATTATTGATGAATTAACTTTCCAGTCAGTTGATAAATCCCTGGATTTAGAGAATTTGCAGAGTGTAGATGAAGATATGAGTTACATAAAAAGTGGGGCAGGTGCATTAGGGATAGTTGCATTTGTTGGCGCTATACATTTAGCAGTATTTGCTCTTCCAGTAGCTTTCTTTGGTGGTAAATATATATTCTCATATTTCCAAAATAAGAAGAGGGAAAGAATACTTGAAAAAGCAAGGGAACAGGTTGATAGTAGATATCGTGATATTATCCCCGAACTTATAAAATCATTTGATGAGCAGTGGAAGAATTCTTTAAGTACCGTAATTAATAACCTTAAAACTGAATTAGACAGAAAGTATGTTGGAATTGAGCAGCAATTAAATTCTATTTTAAATGATAGAAGTAGTGAAAAAATGAAAGTTGATGAAATAAGGAAAGATTTACTTAAGCAGGATAAATTATTAGGGGATATAATAAATGATTTAAATGGATTACTGGCTGGCTAGCTAATATAAACAGTAAGATGGTGAAAGGAATTTAAATAATGAAAACATTCGATGAATTAAAGGAAGAAATGGAATTAAGCATCAAGGAACTAATAAATGAAATACTGATTCATATTCCTGAAAGTATGCAAAAAAAATATTCTGAAGATTTACTTGAGGATTTGCAGAATGAATTTTATACTGTTGTGGTATTAGGTGAGTTTAAAAGAGGAAAATCGACATTTGTAAACTCGCTATTAGGTGAGAACTTGTTGCCAGTTGATGTTACGCCTACAACTGCTACAATAAACGCTATGCTTTGGAATGAAGAAAGACAAATGTCTGTTTATAATATGGATGGTACAGTGGAGAAATTAGAACTTAACAACCAATATCTAAAAAAATATGTTGCGGGTACAGACTTTGATCCTAATACAATTCAGTATATAAAAGTAGGTATGCCTTCAGAAATTTTAAAAAACAATGTGGTTTTAGTAGATACACCAGGTGTTGATGATTTGAATCAGCAGAGAGTAGATGTTACATATAAATTTATTCCAAGAGCTGATGCAGTGCTATTTTTACTTGATGCTACAAGTCCTGTAAGGAGAACTGAAAAAGAATTTATTGAAGATAACCTTCTAAGCAAGGGGATTGATAAAATAATGTTTATTGCTAATTTCATAGACCAGATAGATGAGGACGAACTCGAAGAGGTAGTTGATGATATATCAGACAGACTTAAAAATGCATTAGGAGGTAGAGAGGTACAATTATTTGGAATATCTGCAAGGAATGCATTAGAGGCAAGGATTAATGGAGATGAATTACTTCTTGAACAATCAGGTATTTTACTGGTAGAAGATGCTATGACTAAACTAATTGATTCTGGAGCACAAACTGAAGAAAAAATTAGTCGTTATAAAAAGAGATTTATTATGATATTAAATGCAAGTGAGCGTGAATTAGAGTCTTTAATTCTAATAGAAAGTGCTAGTGTAGATGAACTTCAATCTGGACTTGAAAACATATCAAAAATGATAAAAGAAGAAGAAAGACGAAAAGAAGCCTTGGGCGAATATGTAAGAAGACAGGAATATGAAATGATTGCAATAGTAAGAAAGTCTGTAAATCATTTTGGAGAAAATCTTAGAAATGATATTTTGGAAAAGGTTGAAGAGTTTAAGGGCGTTGATTTTAAGGAGTTTATAGAAAAATATTTACCTAGGATGATAAAAAGAGGTGTTAATGGATGGATTGAACAAAATATGGGTGGAATAAGTAAGATGCTTCAGATGCTTGAAAGAGAACTTGCACTTGGACTTTCAAAACATTTTAATGCATCATTTACTAAATTTAATCTTGATATAGGTTTTGTTGAGGTAGATAAAACAAAATTATATTCGTTTCAAATTAAAGCTGAAGATATATCACGTACGCCTATAACAGCTGGAGTAATCGCAGCATCTCTTGGGACAGTTGGGGCTCTAATGGTAGGTTCTGTTTTACTGCCTTTTGTTGGAATGGCTGGATATCCGTTTATATCAAAAAAAATGATGCAGGGTAAACTTGCTGCTGCTAAGGTTAAACTTCTGCCAGAGCTTAATATTGCTTTAGATACTGTAGTAGAAAATTTTTCTTCTGGTCTGGATGATTTAGTTTTAAGTAAAACAAAAGAAATTAAGAATGCCTGTAGTGAAACCTACGATAAATTAATAAATTCTAAACTGTTAGTTATTCAAAGAGAAATTAAAGAAAAACAAAATTTAAGTTTTAATTCAAAAGGGCGAATTGACACTTTTAATAAATCAATAGACAATATTAACAAATTAAGAAAAATTATTAATGAAGGCGGTATGTAATATGAGTGGTATGTTTAATGTATTCGATAATGTTTTTGGAGGTCACGATGTAACCTCGAATGGACAACAAATATCTCATTCAGAAGATAATATTTTTGGTGGAGAGGATACATATTCTGGTGGTCATCAGGTAGAACATACGGAGAGTAATGTTCAAGGTGGACAAGACATGTATTCTGATGGACATAATATTGGACATACAGAGTCTAATTTATTTGGTGGTCACGATATGTATGACCATGGAAGTAATATTGGTCATACAGAGAGCAACATATTCGGAGGAGAAGACCTATATGTAGATGGTCATATGGCAGCTCAAACTCAGCAACTTGGAAATGGAGCTTCTATTTTAAGCTCTGCAGATCCACTTGCACACGTAAACTCCTATGAAATGCCATCGCTAAATTTATAGGGGAAGATCACATGAAAATAATTATAATGTTAGTAGTTATTTCAGCAGAGGGAGATCCAGAAGGTAAGGAAATCTCATCATACTATTACTACAAAAGATAGACAAGTTAGTTACAAAATTTAGTAATGTTAGGAGCTTTGCTAATGAAAGCAAATGATGAATCTAATAATTTAGTTTCTTATAAGAATAAACAAATAGTAAAACAAGTAAAAAAAAGTTCGTGGCATATGATCGAATCACCTAATAATATTATGAGCTTTTTTTTAGGAAGAGTAGCTAAAGAAATACAAATGTTTCAAGAACTTAATAAAAATGCTCGAGATATTAATGAGCTTTCAAAAGATTCAGCAGTACCATTTACAGTAGTTATAATGGGAGAGTTTAAAACAGGAAAATCCACTTTTATTAATGCACTGTTAGGTGAAGACTGTTTGAAGTCTGATGTTACGCCTGCAACGGCTGTAGTAACAAGGTTAGTATATAGCGAGAAGAAAACATTGAAAGCTTATTCTGATAACGAACAGTATAAGGAATATTCTATTAAAATGTTAGAGCGGTTATCATCGGAGAGTGATCCTGAAGGAAAAAAACTTCGTGCTAACATCCATCATTTGGACGTTGGTCTTCCAAATCCTATTCTTAAAGATCTAATAATCGTAGATACTCCTGGATTAAATGCAAATCCTATTCATACCGAGGCAACAAAGCAATTTGTAAATCGTGCTGATTTAGTTCTTTGGGTTTTTTCCTATGCAAAGGCTGGTTCTAGAACTGAATTATCTGAGATAAAGAATTTAGGTGAAAAATTGCGTCCTATGGGCATAGTTAATAGGATTGATGAAATTGATCCAGAAGAAGAGGATATTGATGAAATATTGGAAGATTTAAAAAAAAGGATGGGAGCGGATGTAAGCTATATTGTTGGTATTTCTGCATTTGAAGCAAGAGAGGCACAAAAGAGTAATGATCCTGTAAGATTAAAAAATAGTAAATGGGAAGAGTTTGATAAAATTTTTAAAAATGAGCTAATTGGGAATTGTGAATTCAAAAAATATAAAAGCAATCTTCTAAAGCTAAAGGACTGTTTAAAGGAGTTATATGCATCCATTATATCTAAGGAAGATGAATACAAGAAGCTTTTCGATAATTATAACACTATAAATAATGAAATAGAAAACCTTAAGAAAAGGCAGGAATATTTCAATGAATATATGCAAAACTGGAGTCCAGAGCAAAATGTTAGTTTGATTGGATTGACTGTCAGACTTTTTAATTTGCCAGGAGAAATAGAAAACGCTACACAGATAAATTTAATAAAAAAAAGCATAGAGAAAGCAGATGTTGTGTTAATAGAGGAAGCTAAAGAAATTTATAACTTAGAAAAAAAATTAGATGTAGATATAAAAAACAACATAAAAGAAAGTAACACGACGATAATAGAGTCACAAATTGACAGTATAAAAAGCAGAAATAGTTCATTGAAAACACGTATAAGCAAGAATGAAAAAGAAATAATACAATTTTTAAAAAACGGTCGTGAGGCCATAAATAAAAACATTAAAAGTATTTCTGATATTTTATGTGATTTAGAAAAAGAGAAGAGTGAAGTAATTTTATTGAGGAAAAAAACTAATTGGATTGTAGAATATGGAGACATTTTAAAGAATAATATAATTGCAGAAATTAATCAAGGTCTTATATATGTATATAATAATATTGAATTAGATGGGACAACTATGCCTGATACTATCGGTATAAATGGACTAATGAATAAAATTGATTTTTTATTAGTAGCAATTTCAAATAAATTGGGCGATGATATTGATATAATCAAAACCAATGAATTTATATTAAATGATAGTACAGTGCCCCTAAATGTATATTGTAATGGTGCAAAAACAAATTGTGAAGTAAGTAAAGAAAAATATTTTACTCGAACAAATATATTTGAAAATAATTTTAATAATAACGAAAGTAAAAAAACATATACATTTAAAAATGGTAATAGATGCAAAATAACTTGGAAAGATAGCAAAATGGTTGGTGATATACAATGCATTTTCAATGATGGTAATACCTATAATGCTACATTGGAAAATAATAACTTAATAGGTTCAGGGTTATATTTATTTGAAAATGATTATAGCTATTCTGGTTCTTTTATAAATTTTGAGTTTAATGGAAGAGGTACTCTTGATTATAAAGATGGAGATATATATGTTGGTGAATTTTTAAATGATAAGCTCCATGGTGCTGGAACTTATACATTTGCAGATGATTCTGAGTATAAGGGAGATTTTAAAAACAATCTGATTAATGGTCAAGGAATTTTTACTAATATAAACGGAGACAAGTATGAAGGAAAATTTAATGGCATAGAAGATTGTGTAGGTAAAATATACTATACTAATGGAGAATGTTATAACGGCGATATTAAATTTTTAATAAAACATGGGAAAGGTGAGTTAAGGTACGAATCTGGAGAAACATATCAAGGAGAATTTCAAAACGATAAAGTTCATGGTCATGGAACATATTACTTTAATAATGGTACTAAATTTATAGGGGAATTTATTGACACTATTAGAATTGGAATTTTACACCTCAATAATGGTAATAAAATAATTTCTAAATGGAATGGAAATGTGGCGGAAACACAAGCAACTATTCAGTACCCTAGTGGTGATCAATTTAAAGGCCAAGTTACATTAGATAAAAGAAATGGACAGGGTGTCTTTATTAGATGCAATGGAGATAAATATGAAGGGCTTTGGAAAGATGATATTTTACTTGGAAGTACTAAATATATATTGAATAATGGGGATACATATATCGGAGAACTTAAAAATAATAGTGTTGTTGGTAATGGTACTCTTACGTTTAGTAATGGAGATAAATACAATGGAAATATATCTAATGGAATAGCTAAAGGAAAGGGTCAGTTAATTACAAAAGTAGGAAAAGTATATAATGGAGATTTTGTTAATGGAAGCATTAATGGTTTAGGAGTTGAAATAAGTCCTCAAGAGTATAAATATAATGGAAATTTTAAAGATGGTAAAAAATTTGGACAAGGACATCTAATATATGAAAATAAAAGAGAGTATATTGGCAACTTTGACAATAATGCTATAAATATTTATCAAGGAATATTTATTTTTGTATTTGAAAATGGTAATATATTTGAAGGTGAATATTTAACAGAAAAGCAGATTGTTATGGGAACATATAAGTTTACAAATGATAATGCATATCGTGGAAATTTGATTGGAAATAAAGTTGTAGGATATGGTACATATAAATTTGAAAATGGTGAAGTTTATAGTGGGGATTTTGAAGACGGTTTATTTAGTGGAAATGGTGAACTTCTTAAAATTAACGGAGATAAATATATAGGACAATTTAAAAACAATAAAAAGAATGGTAAAATTAATTTGATACGTAATAACGGAGATAAAATAAATGCTATATGGAAGGAAGACATATTAGTAGGTAATGTTGTGATAGATTACATTAATGGAGATCAATATCAGGGGCCGTTGATTGATCTAAAAAAACAAGGCTTGGGGTCATATTCTCTAAGTAATGGGGATAAGTATTATGGTGATTTTAACAATGATTTAATGAATGGTGATGGAACTTTAACTAAAGTAAATGGGGATATATATATAGGTAAATTTTTTAATGATAAACTTGCTGGGAAAGTAAAAATTAATTATTGTACTGGTAATAATTATATCGGTGAATATAATCAAGGTAAGAGTGGCAAAGGTATCTATAATATACTTAACATGGGTGAATATGAAGGGATATGGATTAATGACAGAACGTGTAAAAATGCTGTATATAGATTTTTAAATGGCAATATTTTTTATGGAGATATATTTGATAATAAGATGTATGAATTCGGTAAACTGGTTTATAATAATGGAACGCAGTACCAAGGTGAATTTAAAGAAAATATGTATAATGGGGTAGGAAAATTATACTTTTTAAGTAAGGATATTTATGAAGGTGAATTTTACAATAATAAGATGCATGGGCAAGGAAATTACACATATAACAATGGAGAAAAGTGTATAGGATTGTTTGAAAATGATAGTTTCATAAAAGGAATATATAATTTTATAAATGGCAATCAGTATTCAGGAGAATTGCTAAAAAGTAAGATGAACGGAGTAGGAACTTTAAAATATGTAGATGGTGCTGTTTATGTAGGTCAATTTAAGGATGGACTTCAAAATGGACAAGGTAATTTTAAAAATGCCAAAGGTAATGAATTCAATGGCGAGTTTAAAAATGGAAAATTGAACGGAAAAGTCACAGTTTATTATATAAACGGAGATAATTATGATGGCACATTTAGATATGGTAAAAAACATGGATTAGGAATTTATAAATATTCTAATGGTGATTTATATCAGTGTGAATTTTTAGAAGGTGTTCTTGCTAATAAAATAAAAATACTAGAGAAAGTAATGACTAAGAAGGTAGGTTTATTCGATTTTAAAAAATGGTTCTAACATATAAAAGTATAGCTACATATGTTTACTAAAAAATGGGGGAGATTTATATGGCTTTTAAAGATAGTTTTTCAAAAATAACCAAATCTTTAAGTGATGGTGCTTCTAATGTTGTACAAAAATCAAATGATTTAATAGAAATATCCAAGCTAAATGCTGAAATTGATATTATAGAAAAAAAGAAAGAAATTATTTATTTGGGGATAGGTAAGTTAGTGTATAACAGTTACATAACTAAAGTGGAATTAAAAGAAGAGATTAAAAATAAATGTGATGATTTAATTGAATATGATGAAGAAATAAAAAAAATTAGAGAGCAAATATTTAATGTGAAGAAAATTAAAAAGTGTTCTAATTGTGGAATTAAGATAGATATTGACACTAGTTTTTGTCCTAATTGTGGAAATAAGCAGGAATTGGTAAAAAGTAATAATTCTGCTGAATTTAGTGATTCTATTGAGGATGATGATACATTATAAGGTAAATAATTGGATTTACTCAATTATTTAATTAAATATTATTAAATAAAATTTAGCGTTGTGTGATAAGGGATGTGCCTAATAAGACACATCCCTTATAGCATATCTAGATTTAGTAATAGTTTACAATATAACTAACTAGAAGTTTTCAGTATATTCTTCTGGTAAAAGTGTTAATTTATATCCTTCTGATTGGCGATCTACGCAAGATAACATGTAAATACTAACAATGTTTTTTCCATATATGAATATTTTTGCTGTATCGCCCTTAGATATTGACAGGTTTAATCCACTTCCATGGTGATAATTAAAATCTTTTTTGCATGCTACAATTGAATCTACCATAGGCTAATGCTCCTTTTTTGTTTAGTGTAGTACATATAAGTTAATACCAAAATTTAATATACTTTTTTACATCCAAAGGTGTTCTTGCTATAGTACTGACCATCATGTACATCTTAAATTTATTATACCATAAATTGTAAAATTATTGTTTATATAGTTGCAAATTTTTTCGTATATTCTGAAAATCTGCTTTTAATAAATCCTTCAACATCTTCTATGCTGTGTTTTTGACTTCTTACACAAATATGAGCTATATCGTCACAAATATAGCATTTTCTCATTTCTAACCCAAAATTTCTTCTACTAATACTTCTACCATTTTCATCATATACATCTAGGTCTACACATCTTCCTAAAATGTGGTTATCCTCTAAATTAAGTGTAGTTAATTTGATATCTCTTGCTCCATTATTAATACACATGATTACAATTAAGCCTTCTGCAGTTGTAATGATTTTTTTAAAGATAATAGAATTAGAAAACAGTTCACAGATTATTTTGTACATAATCCTAGTTATTTCATGTGAATAATAATTGTTTTTATTAATTCCTGGATAATTAACTCTAATAACCAGTAGTGGGATTTTATATTGCTTCACTAGTTCTTCTTGATATTTAATTCGTATTTCTCTTGCGAGCATTATATCTTCTGCTGTATACATATCATAGTTAATGTGGAGAATCGCTGATTCTTATTTTCTCCACTATCTCCTTTCCTACTAGAGTATTTAAAAATTTCCATGTGGAAATTGGTACTATATGTTCAATATGGTTTATTTGGTCTTCCTTAATTAACTTCCTGACATTTGAAGCACTGATAATGGCGCCCATAATAGCTTTCCTTTTTATTTCTACAACTTTGGTTCCATAGGTGGGTAGTATTTGTTTTAATGCTTCATTATAAGCGTTTGTAACTTTACAATAAGGTTCTTCTCCTATAAATCTTTTAGTTATATTTAGAGCTTTACAAAAATATCTTCCGAAAATTGATGCATCTAATGTAGTATATGCCTTTAGTATTACATCTTCTTTTCTTAAAAAATAGGATGGGAACGTAGCCTGTGAAATAATATATTCTCCACCTTTAATCACCCGCACATTATTTAAATGGGAAACACCTTCTTTAACCATAGAATATCTATAGATAAATGGAAAAGAGGATTTATCTTCTTCAACTATAAATACTAGCACTTCTGCGCTTTGCCGTGCGGCCTCTTCTATTAAATACATATGTCCCAAGGTGAAGGGATTACAATTCATAACTATTGCTGACCTTTGAATATTTGAAGTTATATTGTATTCTTTTTTTATGTTTTCTAAATATTCTTCTATATAATATATTCCACTTTCAAGCAGGGCTACATTCTCTATCTTATGTACAAGCTTGTATCCAAGGGATATAAATATATCAGTATTTTTTACCTTAGTGAATATAAAACTATGATAAATACCTTCCTTAAAAAGTTTATCCGTTAGTGCTTCTAGCAATATAGTGCATACCCCTTCTCCTCTTAAATCATTTGAAATTGCAAAACATTTGAACACGTTTTTTGACTTAGAGCAAGTGGCTTTAATATCTTCATTTTGTCTAATAACTATAGTATAATCGACGTTGTCATCAAGTAGTAGGTCAAATGTTTGTAAAAAATCTTTAACTTCTTTTAACTTATATTCATCCTTTAAATTAATTATTTCAACATTATAACCATACATGAAAAGCCCCCTTATGAAAGTTTTACCATATCTATACAAATAGTTTATTCTTTATCCTAAATTATGTAAAGAAAAATCACTGGAAATTAATTTTTACTTAAATGGAAAAAATAGTATAAAACTAAGGATAAGCTAGGTAATCATGCCTAATTGAGCTAAAGGAATAAAAATAACATTAATGCCTATAAAACAACAATTGAATTGGATTAGTCCATATGGTAATATAAGTAAGAAGTGGAGTAGTCCAATAATAAAACACGGATTAGGAGAGATTTTTATGGACATTGAAATAATTAAAAATAATGGAGTACTACTTCATATCCAAGTTAAAATGCAAATTATGGATGCGATTAAAAAAGGAACCCTAAGGGTTGGAACAAAATTACCTACAGAGAGAGAATTGTCCCAACAGTTAAATGTAAGTAGAAACACTGTAAGTGCTGCGTATAAAGCATTGGAGCAAGATGGAGTTTTGAAATCATATCAAGGAAAAGGAACGTTTGTAGTTGAAGAAGCTACATGCTGGGAGAGCCTAGATGTGAAAAAAAAGATTATAAAATTTATTGACTTAGGACTAGAGGAAGCTTTAGAAATAGGAATGGAACCGGAAGTGTTTTTAGATTTAGTAATACAAAGGGTAGTTGAGAAAAAACAGTTAATGGAGAAAGTAGTAGCAATATACGTAGAGTGCAATATAGAACAAGCTAAAATGTTTAGTGAGCAACTTAGTAACAATAGTAATATGAATGTAATGCATATGACCATAAGTGAATTAGAAAAGATGGACAATGGTACGAAGGATAAGATTGGAAAGGCTGAGTTTATAATAACCACATTCAATCACGTTAATGAAGTTACAAGTTTAACTGTTGGCCTTAATAAAGAAATTCTAGGAGTTGCTATAAAACCTAATTTAGAACCAATAGTTAAGATTGCTAGATATGGCGAGCATACAAAGTTTGCATTTGTATGTATATCTGAACAATTTATGTTTAAAGTGAAAAGTGCGTTAGAAAAAGCGGGATTATCTGAAATTGATATAGAATACTCAAATACCACTGATTATAATGAACTTAAGGATATAATTCAAAAATCAGATGTGATGATAGTATCACCTGGAAGATTTACGGATGTAAATAATATTAATTCTAGTAATAAGGAGATAATACAATTTTTATATAGTTTAGATGAGGGATCAGTAAAAGCACTTAAGTCGAGGATTATTGAGATAGAGTTTAAAAAATAATGTTTTAAAAAATTATTTAGGAGGTTTTTTAAAATGACTAAAAAGACTTTAGTTCTAGGAGTAATAGGATCAGATTGTCACGCAGTTGGCAATAAAATTTTAGATTATGCTTTAACGGAAGCTGGATTTAATGTTATAAATATAGGGGTACTTTCTCCACAAGAGGATTTTATTAATGCAGCTGTTGAAACTAATGCAGATGCTATAATAGTATCCTCGCTTTACGGACAAGGAGAAATCGATTGCAGAGGTATAAGAGAAAAATGTGATGAAGCAGGTTTGAAGGGTATATTGCTTCTTGTAGGTGGGAATATAGTTGTAGGAAAACAAAATTGGCAACAAGTAACCAAGAGATTTCGTGCAATGGGATTTGATAGGATATATCCACCAGGTACTAGCATTGAGACAACAATACATGATTTAAGAGAGGATTTAGGAATTACGACATTATTAGGAGTGATATAAGTGGATGCTTATTTACTCATAGATTTTGGAAGTACCTATACAAAACTAACTGTTGTAGATCTCGAAAAGGAAGAGGTAATTGCTACAGCTAAAGATATAACCACAATAGAGGAGAATATAATGATAGGCTTTGAAAAAGCCTATTTAAAAATAGAAGAAAAGTTAATTGGAAAAAATGTAAATTTCATTAAAAAATTAGCATGTTCCTCAGCGGCAGGAGGACTTAAAATGGTAGCTATTGGGCTCGTGCCAGAGTTAACTGCAGAGGCTGCCAAAAGAGCTGCACTTGGAGCTGGAGCAAGAGTATTAAAAGTATATAGCTATGAATTAACTTTAGATGAAATAAATGAAATTAAAAATTCAAATTTAGATATAATACTTCTTGCAGGTGGAACTAATGGTGGCAACAAAGAGTGCATTATACACAATGCAAAAATGTTAGCTGAAAATGGAGTTAGATTACCAATAGTTGTAGCTGGAAATAAGGTAACAAGCGATGAGATAAGACAAATATTTACTAAAGCTAAAATGTATTTTACAATTACGCAAAATGTAATGCCATCGCTAAATAAACTAAATGTAGAGCCAGCAAGAGAAGAAATTAGAAAAGTATTTATGGAAAAAATAATTGACGCTAAGGGGCTCGGAAATGCAGAAGAATTGATAAAAGGTATATTAATGCCAACGCCAGCAGCTGTGCTAAAGGCTGCAAGGATACTTAGTGATGGCAGTGATGAGGAAAGTGGGTTAGGGGATTTAATAGTAATTGATATTGGTGGCGCAACAACAGATATACATTCTATATCAGAGGGGGAACCTACGAAGGGTGGAGTTACCACAAGGGGCCTTGAGGAACCTTTTGCTAAGAGAACGGTTGAAGGCGATCTTGGAATGAGATATTCTGCAATTTCACTAAGAGAGGCAGCTGGTAGCAGGAAGATGAGAAAGTATCTTTGTGACCCTGAGAGAAAAA
Encoded here:
- the glmS gene encoding methylaspartate mutase subunit S, with amino-acid sequence MTKKTLVLGVIGSDCHAVGNKILDYALTEAGFNVINIGVLSPQEDFINAAVETNADAIIVSSLYGQGEIDCRGIREKCDEAGLKGILLLVGGNIVVGKQNWQQVTKRFRAMGFDRIYPPGTSIETTIHDLREDLGITTLLGVI
- the glmL gene encoding methylaspartate mutase accessory protein GlmL, translating into MDAYLLIDFGSTYTKLTVVDLEKEEVIATAKDITTIEENIMIGFEKAYLKIEEKLIGKNVNFIKKLACSSAAGGLKMVAIGLVPELTAEAAKRAALGAGARVLKVYSYELTLDEINEIKNSNLDIILLAGGTNGGNKECIIHNAKMLAENGVRLPIVVAGNKVTSDEIRQIFTKAKMYFTITQNVMPSLNKLNVEPAREEIRKVFMEKIIDAKGLGNAEELIKGILMPTPAAVLKAARILSDGSDEESGLGDLIVIDIGGATTDIHSISEGEPTKGGVTTRGLEEPFAKRTVEGDLGMRYSAISLREAAGSRKMRKYLCDPERKIDIDANCKYRVEHIKMVPTTKEEIHFDEAMAKVATELSMERHVGTIESTHTPMGAMYTQIGKDLMEVKYMIGTGGVLIHSENPKDILKAGAFNEENPMYLKPRKAIYLIDKTYILSAMGLLSEYYPDKAVRIMKKYLVKV